atatcatacagtatatgtatgtatgtatgggcTTCAGTTTCTCTAAACTGACCAGAATTCATTGTTTGTCTTTAAATGTTGATTAAATATTCTGTAGAGGCTTTCACGCATCAATTCTGTTAACATGTAGTTTTATCCTGGCTAATGTTAACtcgcttctggcagcaggggaaCCAACTCAAATGGGAGCAGATGGCTTTCCtatatgttattttctttgctgtCCATTTGAGttattgcttgtttttgtttaatcCCAAAAACCCTGCCCCAACTCCACTTAGAATACATATGTTTCCATCTGGGTCAACAGGTGTCACTGTTGAGTAGAACAAATATGCCCCCCACACTCCATCTTTTGGGTGCTAAGTGTCCTAGTTGGTTACAGGGCCCACTCTCTGCTCAGTCTTTATATAACCAAATAATTTACCTCCATGGTCACTGTGTAAGTTGCCTGAACAGACCTCTGAAAGCACcggtatttttatttcttgaaggcCTAGATACTGAATGTAATGATAGACCCAATTATACCCATTAAAGGGGGAAAATAGGAGGAAGAAACTACAACCATTTATATTTGTAGAAGAGAGCATTGTTCAATGGGAGACATGTCATCAGTAGAGGAGAAAGTCTGAGATTTAAGTGCCTACACTGTCCCTGACTAGTTGCCACTAGTGTAACTTGCTCAAGCTGGAGGTGCCATGACAGCAAAttggagcaggagaggggaaatgTTGTAAATGATCAAAAATATCAGATTACAAGTTTAGACCATAGATTGTTGAGAAACCCCCAGAATTATTCAGGAAGAATTTGAGAGGGGAATGTACTCACAGAGAATAGGTGGGGATAGAGCAAAAGAAACATGGAAATTGTTATCATTTTCCTATCCCCATACTGACATGACCTGAGAGACATGTGGAATTGgataaaatggaatggaatgtaGTAGGAAGGAAATGGGATAGAATGGGATGGGGGGTGATTTGCAGTAGAAAATCATGGAATTTGACAgtaaatgcaataaataataaattaaaatgagatggAGTGCTTTTCTAAAATGGGCTAGCAGAATGGCTCCTGCAAAGAAGGGTGGCAAGAAGAAAGGCCATTCTGCCATCAATGAGGTGGCAACTGAAGAAGACACCGTCAACATTCCCAAGCACATCCATGGAGTGGGTTTCAAGAAATGTGCCACTCAGGCCCTCAAACAGATCTGGAGATTTGCCGTGAAGGAGATGGGAACTCCAGATGTGTGCATCGACACCAGGTTTGACAAAGGTGCCTGGGCCAAAGGAATGAGGAATATTCCCTATTGTGTCTGTGTGCGGTTGCCCAGAAAACATCACAAGGATGAAGATCCACCAAACAAGCTCTATACGTTGGTTACCTATGTATCTGTCACCACCTTCAAAAATTGACTGACAGTTAACGTGGATGAGAACTAATGACTGATTGTCAAGTAAAGAcaacagcaaaataaatacataaataaaatcagatgaGGTAAGATGAACTATGAAATAGAATGGAATCAAAAGGAATATGgggagtgaataaatgaaatataaagtgGTGTGGAATGACTAGGTGTGAAATATACTATGGAATGCAAACAGAATGAAATGAAGTGGGCTAGAACAGACTGGGATATAAAACATACTGTTATGTCAAAGTTTTGAAATGGGATGCAGAATACAATACAATGGGATGGACTTTCTCATTAAATGGTTTTGACATATAGATAAGCAATTTGTTTAATTGGCATGAAAATAATTAGCAGACTCAGGAAATTGCCATCATAATTGTAGTCCAGATGATTAGAAACTTAGGGACCTAAACTTAGGACCTAAAAAAGCTTTGTGCCTTCCTTGAATTATTCTGTGGATGGTCACCTACCTTATGATTATGGCACACAACTGGCACTCTGTAGTAACAACAACCAATGATAGTGTCGCCTCTGCTAAACCCCTTGTATGTGttatttcttttgattctcaCATCAGTCAAATCGGATAAGTCCTATTTTGATCTCCAGTTATAAATAGGGAAATGGAGGCACCAGAAGGTTAACctacttgcccaagattacacagctgAGAAGTAGTGGAATCAGAATTACACCAAGGTGGTTAGGCTGGAGCTCCTGTGTGCTGACCCAGTACGCAAACCACTTCTCACCATGTCAGGGACTCATAACCTATGACACTGCATGTAGAAATATTAGGATTGGTATAAACTGTATTCTAGGCACTAAATGTCACCTACAAAAAGACTGGAAAACTTGGCGGAGGCACTGCTCTGATACAAACATGACGAAACAGGGCATGGTCACAAAGGCACTCAGCTCTGCTGCCATATTCAACACATTCAGAACCACATTGTCCCTTACCCCCTTTAAACCATGTCTCACTGGGGGCTTTCCTCACCTATTAACCATTCCTAATTCCAGTACTCATATGCTCAACACTTCCTAAGGGCCACTACAGACAACTTGatcattcatttctctttcaacAGTTGAGCACCTATTCTATTATTTTGAAACCtaacgattttttaaaaagtggattcaCTTCTTCTAGAAATATTCTTAACAAAGAAAGGTGGCCATACAACTAGAAATTCAGATAActagacccccccaccccactgagaTGCCAGAATGCTTATTCTAGAGAACGTCTAGTGAGGATACAAGTAGCTGCTTTTGCTTGGTATTTACCACTTGAGAGAGTCTGTATCATCTACTGATTGAGAGGGGctacctgagttcaaatcctggctctactgcTACGTAGTATTTTGCCCTTGTGTGAGCTATtaaccctctctgtgcctcaatttcctcctcgGTGAATTGTACATAAGAGGATAgtttgaaagataaaataagtTAATGTACTTGGAGCTCTCAGAACCCTGCTTATCACAAATGACGAGCTTCATAATATCAGCTATTATTATTGGATAGGCTTTGCATCATATGCTTCCtaagcattttctctttattttttttttaaagattttatttatttattcgacagagatagagacagccagcgagag
This genomic window from Ursus arctos isolate Adak ecotype North America unplaced genomic scaffold, UrsArc2.0 scaffold_6, whole genome shotgun sequence contains:
- the LOC113252632 gene encoding 60S ribosomal protein L31-like — its product is MRWSAFLKWASRMAPAKKGGKKKGHSAINEVATEEDTVNIPKHIHGVGFKKCATQALKQIWRFAVKEMGTPDVCIDTRFDKGAWAKGMRNIPYCVCVRLPRKHHKDEDPPNKLYTLVTYVSVTTFKN